Sequence from the Christiangramia fulva genome:
CCATACGCTCCCTATGCCACCTTCCCAATGATGGATTCGCTGAATATTAAACACGCTACCCCTAAAATTTATTACGTTCCAAAACAGAAAGCTCTGGGAATTTACAATAAAGATTATGGAGATGCTCTTTTCATGTGGCAACCCCATGTGGGGGATGAAAATAAGGATTTTGAGCAGTTTGGAAATCCTGACGACATTCTTAGCAGTAAAGATCTTCTGCTTGAATTAGAGGAAGACAAAGATGCCTATGTAGATCAGGAACTCTACATAAGGGCAAGGATTTTTGATATGCTCATAGGAGATTGGGATCGACATCCTGACCAGTGGCGATGGGCTGAATATAAAGAAGGTGACAGGAAAAGATATGAGCCAATACCCCGGGACCGGGACCATGCTTTTCCAAAATATGATGGTTTTCTTGTGAAATTACTGAAGCTCGGAGTCCTGGAATTAAGACCAATGGAAAATTACGATGCCATGCTCGATAATCCGAAATGGTTCAATGTGGAAGCATATCCGGTAGACAAAGCATTTTTAAAAACTGCTACCTGGCAAGAATGGAAAGAACAGGTGGAATATATTCAGGATGAAATAGACAATGAGCTTATTGAAAAAGCTTTTAATCAGCTTCCTGAAGGAGCAAAAGATGAATCTATAAAAGAAATTAAAAAAAAGCTTATCGCCCGAAGAGCGAATTTAATGAAGATTGCCCGCCAGTATTATGAACATTTACGGGAGTATGACATGATAATTGGCACTGAAGATGACGACACCTTCCTCATTACGCGAAAACCCGCTGGGGCCACCAACATACAAATAATCAATGAAGATGGAGAAAAGGTTTTTGACCATTCCTATACCTCAAATCTTACCCGTCAACTATGGCTGTATGGCCTGGATGGTGAAGATACTTTCAGAATAGAAGGAGAGGGCGATGATCTCATAAAATTGAAAGTTTTGGGTGGTGAGGAAAATGATATCTATGATTTTAAAAATCACGAAAGGGCAAAATTGTATGATTATAAAAGCAAAGAAAACACCATTAAAACTCCCGAAGCCGATAAATGGCTCGTGGACTCTTATAGTATCAATCATTACGACCCCTTCAAAAAAATGATCAGGGATTATAAATTACTTCCCGGAGTAGATTTCAGCTCAGACACCGGTTTAAAGCTCGGGCTGGCAAATGTGTACACAACCTATGGGCTGGTGCAGAATCCTTTTACCACTCAACAGAAATTATCAGCAAATTATTTCTTTGCCACCAATGGTTTCGATATAGAATACAATGGAGAGTTCGCGAATATTCTTTATAAATGGAATGTCGCGATTAATGCCTACTATTCCAGTCCAAATTTCACAATGAACTATTTTGGTGCAGGAAACGAAACAGAGTATGATAAAGATGAAGATTCGAGAGATTTCAATCGCATTCGAATTGAACAATGGCATTTCGCTCCGTCTCTCATTTGGAAAAATGACGATAAAAGCAGCTTCTATTTTAAGCCGATGATCGAATCTTTTGAGGTCGCTTATGACCAAAATCGCTTTATTGGAGAAAACTTTTCTCCTGATAACGAAATTTTTGATAGTCAGCTTTACGGTGGAGCAGAACTTAATTATAACTATTACAGCAAAAATCGGGAAGCTTATCCTTCAGAAGGAATGGAATTAGATCTTACCGCCGGTTACAAAAAAAACATTGATGAACATTCTAATGAATTTGGATATATAAGCCCCATGCTATCTATAGATTATCCCCTGCATCCCAGTGGTGTGGCTGTTTTTGCCACCCGTATAGGAGGTAAAGCCATACTTGGTGAGAATTATGAATTTTACCATGCAGCGGTTCTTGGGGGTGGAAGCGAAAATACTTTAAGAGGTTATAGAAATGAACGTTTTAACGGAAAGTATTCCTTTTATCAGAATATTGACCTAAGAACAGGATTTGCCTCTTTCAAAACTAATTTTATTCCTATCAGGCTGGGATTAAGCCTGGGCTTTGATTATGGCCGGGTCTGGCTGGATGATAATAATTCAAATGCCTGGCACAATGATTATGGTGGCTCGTTCTTCGTTAATGCTTTTAGTTTTTTTACCGGTAATATAGGTTACTATACCGGGGAAGATGGCGGCAGGTTCAATTTCACCTTTAATTTTAAATTTTGAGTTTTCTTTATTTGGTGAAAATTCCCTTTAATCCTTTTAGATCCTGAACAATATGATTTGGTTCCGGTGCAAGAGGGTAAGGAAGTTTTTTGCGTCCCACAAAAACGGTTTTTAATCCCGCATAAGCTGCACCGGCTATATCCCAGCCATGCGCTGCGATCATATAAGCATCATCGGCATCACGATCTGCCTTTTTCAAGGCATATTTATAAGTAGCCGCATGAGGTTTGTATTTTTTACATTCTTCAATACTTATGATATGTTGAAAATATTGGGAAATATTGGAATATTTAAGTTGCTGCTCTAGAATCTCAGGTTTCCCATTGCTTAAGGCTATAAGCTCAAAAGAATTTTCCCTAAGTTCCCTTAAAACTCGGGGAACTTCGGGATGTGGATGTAATTCACTTATCCTGGAGAGCATTTTTTTAATTTGCTCGCTGCCAAGAGATCGGCCGTAATTTTCCTGGATCATTTCAAAAACTCTAAGGCCTATTTCACTAAAATCATGATAGTGCCCACAAACTGTTTCTACAAGGCTATAATGAAGCAATTTTGAAAACCAAACCGCAGAGGCCTGATCATTTCCCATAGCTGAATTTATTTCTGCTTCAAGAGGTGATAGATCCAGAAGCGTCTCATTAACATCAAAAATTAAAAGAGGTTTATTTTTTTTCATAAGTTGAATAAAAAAGCCCTGCTTTCACAGGGCATATGAGTTAGAAATTCCGGTTGAAATTATTTCCAGTTACCTTTTGCTTCGGCATATTCAAATTTCTGTCCGCCAACAGAGACTTCAACCATAGCACCCGCTTTAGGCATGGTTACAATAGCTCTTCCATTATTGAATTCCACATTTTTAGCCTTTCCTTTTTCAAGGATCACTGCAGAAGCGTTTCCCGAAAGGCTGTAATTCCCTTTCTTAAATTGATTGAGCTCATTTTTGGTTTGAAACAAAATTGCCTGCCGGTAGGCCTGACCTCCAATTTGAAGACCTACATCTACCTGGCGAAGTTCTGCAAAACCCTGTACCTTACCATTCTCAAAAAGAACTCCATTTCCGGCAGCTCCACCAAGAATATAAGCTCCTTTGCCCACATTCGGAAAAATCACATATCCAACGGCGCTATCAAAAAGCTCTGACATATTCTTGCTGTTTTCGATAAAGGCTTTTTTTGCGCGTTTAGCGTCCCTTACTAATTCTTCTTTTTTGTCCTGATCAACAAGGTTTTCATTATTGTCATTGTCATCATAATTATCATCCTGCGCGTAAATGCTCATTCCTGAAGAGAAGAGCAGAAGCACAAAAAATGATAATATTCCTTTTCTCAGTGTCATACTTTGTGTTTTTTCGGTTATTGCACCAAAATTACATCACCTAAGAAATTAAGCATGTTAATCCCCTGTTATTTCACGTCATATTAGCATTAAAGTGAAAGGAGTGTTAAAGCTTTATTATGATCTTGAAAATACTTCATGACTACAATCCGGCGTGAAATGTATCCATGCTTATTTTCCATTTCCCATCGGGCTGTTTTCTCCAGGAAGAAATATAAACTCCGGTATTCCTGGTAGTATCCTGTGATTTTTTTTCGATAAAAAGTTCTTTGAACTTACCTATGGTGACCACCTGATCAGAGCCGATGACCATTTTTGGGTCTTCCTCATAATTTAGAAGTTCTACTTTATGGGTTTTCAGAAACCTGTTCCAATCCTTTTTGGGTTGATCAATCCCTGTATGAATACTGCCATCACTCTCAACTCTTACGAAATCATCTTCGTAATATTCAAAGAAATCGTCGGTTCCTTCGGCATAAGATTTAAACATTTTGTTGTAGGCTTTCTGAACCTGATCTTCAATTTGATCCTTGGGTTTTTCGGCGTTTTCATCGCCTGCGCAATTGGTAAAAACAAGAAAAATCAATAATAAGAATACCGTTTTTTTCATCTTCCTTTTTTTTTGAAGCTTCTTAAATTTACAAATCTTCAAACAAATCGTCTCAAACTCCTTGAAGATTATGAAATTTTTGAATTTTCTTTTTACTTTTTTTAGAAAAAAATCCTGAGCCGTGAAAAAGTTTTGGTTGAGCCTCTAATAAAAAACCTAAAGCTGAAATAGGCTAAAAAAGGTAAAACCTTCAGCAAAATTAATAGGAAACTCCTGCCTAGGAGGACCGGTATGAATAAGGTGCCGGTGGCGTATCCTGCGGAATTATTTCATAAGAAGTGTTTATTCCCGCGGATGGAACATAGGTTTTAGAAGTTATCAGGAATACCAAAAAAGCAATGCCCAGGATAAAAAGAAGTTTTAGAAAGGAATGAACCAGGGAAAACTTGATATCTCTTTCCAGGCTTTTGATAGGATGAAGAGAAATTCTCATAAGATTGGGGTCTTTGGTTGATAAAAGCCTGCCAAAAAATTGCTTAAGAGAACACAGAAAAGCGGTTCAAAAAAAACATTTTTCAGCAGGTACAATTTACGCAATATCAGGTTTTGTAATTCTCTATAAGTCAGCAATTATCAACATAAATATTAACAAGTGTTCATACTTTTTCAATTTTTTAATCAGATTGTTTAGCCTGAATGAAAGAAAAAATACCTTTTTAAGGGTATTTCATGACAGACTTCACGTTTTTATCTTAGCATCGCCAGATTAATGATTTTTAAATTGGATGTGATCCATGCGGAAGCACGGGTAGGGCCAATCTTCCATAATGTTATGTTGGGGTACAAACGTTAACGTGGATCAATTTTCAATTTAGATCAGAAGTTTGGCGAAAGAGCCTTCAGAATTTCTCTGGAGGCTTTTTGCTTGCCGAAAGATTTTTTGAAAAAGTATGACTTCTTTCGGAAGCTTTATATTTCCTATCTTTAGCACTCGAATCACCAGACCTGATGCAAGAAGATCTCAAAAAAATCATAGATTACTGGAAGGAGATGTATTCCCGTAAGGTAAAAGAGTATCGCCCTTTTCAAATTTCTGCCGATTTTAAAAAATTCGCCTCCATTTTTGCCCCGGGAAATTCCTATCTATATATCGTGAATCTTCATAATTTCGAACTGGAATATGTTTCAGATTCAGTAAAGAATTTTGTTGGGAAAGATGCTGAACAAATAAATGTCCAGGAACTGGTTAAATCCATACTTCCGGAAGAAATAAAAAGCATCAAACTTAAGAGCAGGGTAATCAGTGATTTTTACACTTCTTTCCTGGATAAAGAAGATGTTCTTGATTATAAAAACATGTTTTCTTACCGGATGAAAGATGCAGACGAAAATATTAGAATAATGCTGTACCAGGCATTTCCACTTAGCGTCCTGGAAAACGGAGCACCTGAACACGTTTTATGCATTCAAACAGATGTCACCCACCTCAAGATAACCAGTACCAACACGGTTTCCTTTATTCATATGAATGGTGGAAAATGTTATTTGAATATCGATATTTCCGAAGGAAAATTTGATCCAGAAGCTTACGATCACAGAAAAAATGATTTTTCCGAAATCTTTACAGAAAGGGAAAAACAGGTTGTTATTAAATTATCCAAAGGTTTAAATGCGGAACAAATTGCCGGGGAACTCAATCTTTCCCCGCATACCATTAAAACTCATAGAAGGAATGTCCTGCAAAAAAGCGGTTGTACCAATACCACTGAGTTAGTGGCAAAATGCCTGACAAGCGGAATAATTCCTCACAGCCTGAATTAAAGATATTTCCAATTCAGGAAAAGGGCTTCAGTTTTGGCCCTAAGAGGTTGGTTTTTATTTATTTTATATGAAACAGTAAGGGATGGAAATTCAGCATAAGCCAGGACCAATTTTGGACATTTCCGGCATCTCCTCCTTTTAGAACCTCCAGGCTGTTGGTACCGAACATCTGCGAGTATCCAAAGGCGAGAGAAAGGTCTTTGTACAATTTATAACCTGCAACAAGATCGATCTCTGTTCCCAGGTAATTCTGCATTTCATTCCCATTGTTGTCGCTGAGTTGTGCCGGAGCATAAAAAGCATGTGGCAAGGCCGAAAATTTCCACTTATCGGTAGCAAAGTTGATTTTAGCATAGGCATCTAAGAGTCCTACTGAATTCAGGTGATTCCCAACATAAAAATAATCCATATAGCCGTTGAAAGCGTGGTTGGTGCCAAAAAGCGGTTCGAAAGATTTGATTTTTCCGGAAGTATCGTCGGAGTCTTTTCCGGAGAGATATTCGGCACCTAAACCTGCCGCCCAGCTGCTGTTGAAGGCATAGTTTAGATTGGCACCGGCATAAAATGCTTCGGCATCAAGACCATTGCGTTGGCCAGTTTGAGCATAAGCCGCAAGATCTCCAAAGATCTTTGTTCCTTTAAAACTGAAATAAGAGCCAAAGGTTTGAAGGTAATCGGTGTGCGTTTGCTGCAGGGCATTCATATATTCAAAGCCTGTATTAAGCGCCAGAAAACTTATGGCAGAAGTGGCAAAATCAAGATGATACCAGGCATACTGAAAATTCTTATAGTTATTGAGCTCGTAAGGTTTTCTCACCAGGTCTTCTCCTTCAGCATTTATAGCGGCTCCAAGGTCCAGCTGCTGCTTTTCTGCATTTTTAAAAGAAAACACCAGCGCATCATGGCTCCTGGCCTGCTGGGCCCAATCTACCTCACCAAAAATACGCTGATTATCATAAGAGATCACCTGCCGCCCGGCTTTAAAGCTCCATCTGTCATTGAAGGCATACTGACCATAGGCCTCGAAAACCTGAACCCCATTCTTATCACTCACATTCAGCGTGGACACATCTCCCCAAACCCTGAT
This genomic interval carries:
- a CDS encoding metallophosphatase, whose amino-acid sequence is MSEHQMPTHIYFRSLLFLFLFWASFTGSAQQKKDGKESVHSVYITANTALRDNSTNKKLFEAINAASKKGDSATLLIIGNIVPENGYPNKDDGRKEVQKDLKKHLLELLQDFKGRIVFTPGVNEWQADAPDNIDDLESFLQDNSRAEFWPNDGCPIEGEDLNDDVHLVTVDSQWYLEDWDEHPYINNKCDLKTRDEFILEFADELKDNQGKIILVAIHHPIMSNTKQGIFERIIGAGTQNFRNPKYKELRQKLQTLATRYNDVIFLSGNDRNLQFVQDDGIEQIISGVTSDPEKAKVRKDKGGFAAYDLGYARVTTFKDGSSEAEFYEIGKKNPIFTTPIKRERTKLSEVSWHSKDEFGKTKKASIYSEEETDKNWLYKALWGEHYRPIYSRKIEFPVLLLDTIPGNLKPVGEGGGHQSRSLRFRDDEGHEYTLRALKKSALRFLQKSVPTHYVEDYLQNTVAERYVQDFYTTAHPYAPYATFPMMDSLNIKHATPKIYYVPKQKALGIYNKDYGDALFMWQPHVGDENKDFEQFGNPDDILSSKDLLLELEEDKDAYVDQELYIRARIFDMLIGDWDRHPDQWRWAEYKEGDRKRYEPIPRDRDHAFPKYDGFLVKLLKLGVLELRPMENYDAMLDNPKWFNVEAYPVDKAFLKTATWQEWKEQVEYIQDEIDNELIEKAFNQLPEGAKDESIKEIKKKLIARRANLMKIARQYYEHLREYDMIIGTEDDDTFLITRKPAGATNIQIINEDGEKVFDHSYTSNLTRQLWLYGLDGEDTFRIEGEGDDLIKLKVLGGEENDIYDFKNHERAKLYDYKSKENTIKTPEADKWLVDSYSINHYDPFKKMIRDYKLLPGVDFSSDTGLKLGLANVYTTYGLVQNPFTTQQKLSANYFFATNGFDIEYNGEFANILYKWNVAINAYYSSPNFTMNYFGAGNETEYDKDEDSRDFNRIRIEQWHFAPSLIWKNDDKSSFYFKPMIESFEVAYDQNRFIGENFSPDNEIFDSQLYGGAELNYNYYSKNREAYPSEGMELDLTAGYKKNIDEHSNEFGYISPMLSIDYPLHPSGVAVFATRIGGKAILGENYEFYHAAVLGGGSENTLRGYRNERFNGKYSFYQNIDLRTGFASFKTNFIPIRLGLSLGFDYGRVWLDDNNSNAWHNDYGGSFFVNAFSFFTGNIGYYTGEDGGRFNFTFNFKF
- a CDS encoding haloacid dehalogenase type II yields the protein MKKNKPLLIFDVNETLLDLSPLEAEINSAMGNDQASAVWFSKLLHYSLVETVCGHYHDFSEIGLRVFEMIQENYGRSLGSEQIKKMLSRISELHPHPEVPRVLRELRENSFELIALSNGKPEILEQQLKYSNISQYFQHIISIEECKKYKPHAATYKYALKKADRDADDAYMIAAHGWDIAGAAYAGLKTVFVGRKKLPYPLAPEPNHIVQDLKGLKGIFTK
- a CDS encoding YSC84-related protein, whose protein sequence is MTLRKGILSFFVLLLFSSGMSIYAQDDNYDDNDNNENLVDQDKKEELVRDAKRAKKAFIENSKNMSELFDSAVGYVIFPNVGKGAYILGGAAGNGVLFENGKVQGFAELRQVDVGLQIGGQAYRQAILFQTKNELNQFKKGNYSLSGNASAVILEKGKAKNVEFNNGRAIVTMPKAGAMVEVSVGGQKFEYAEAKGNWK
- a CDS encoding YybH family protein produces the protein MKKTVFLLLIFLVFTNCAGDENAEKPKDQIEDQVQKAYNKMFKSYAEGTDDFFEYYEDDFVRVESDGSIHTGIDQPKKDWNRFLKTHKVELLNYEEDPKMVIGSDQVVTIGKFKELFIEKKSQDTTRNTGVYISSWRKQPDGKWKISMDTFHAGL
- a CDS encoding response regulator transcription factor, whose translation is MQEDLKKIIDYWKEMYSRKVKEYRPFQISADFKKFASIFAPGNSYLYIVNLHNFELEYVSDSVKNFVGKDAEQINVQELVKSILPEEIKSIKLKSRVISDFYTSFLDKEDVLDYKNMFSYRMKDADENIRIMLYQAFPLSVLENGAPEHVLCIQTDVTHLKITSTNTVSFIHMNGGKCYLNIDISEGKFDPEAYDHRKNDFSEIFTEREKQVVIKLSKGLNAEQIAGELNLSPHTIKTHRRNVLQKSGCTNTTELVAKCLTSGIIPHSLN
- a CDS encoding alginate export family protein — translated: MKKIIFLAFFGMLSQLNFAQEFSADLQLRPRYEFRNGYKTLLNDAQEPANFVSQRSRLNLDFAEEKLKLKFSLQNIRVWGDVSTLNVSDKNGVQVFEAYGQYAFNDRWSFKAGRQVISYDNQRIFGEVDWAQQARSHDALVFSFKNAEKQQLDLGAAINAEGEDLVRKPYELNNYKNFQYAWYHLDFATSAISFLALNTGFEYMNALQQTHTDYLQTFGSYFSFKGTKIFGDLAAYAQTGQRNGLDAEAFYAGANLNYAFNSSWAAGLGAEYLSGKDSDDTSGKIKSFEPLFGTNHAFNGYMDYFYVGNHLNSVGLLDAYAKINFATDKWKFSALPHAFYAPAQLSDNNGNEMQNYLGTEIDLVAGYKLYKDLSLAFGYSQMFGTNSLEVLKGGDAGNVQNWSWLMLNFHPLLFHIK